The sequence GCGGCCGCGCTGGCACTCACGGTGACGGGCCTGGTCGCACCGGCGAACGCCGGGACGACCAGCGCCCGAACCTTCACCGTGGTGGCAAAGGACGGCGTCTCCGCCAGCACGGCGATCGCCGAGATCAAGGCCGCCGGTGGCACGGTGGTCTCACGTACCGACGCCGTGGGCATGTTCCGCGTGGTCAGCAAGCGGGCGGACTTCGCCGGCCGCGCCGCGGCCAGCGCGAAGCTCGTCGGCGCCACCCAGAACAAGGCCGTCGGCCACGCCCCGCGCGCCGACCGCAAGCTCGAGCGCGAGAATCTCGTGGCTGCGCCGAACCCCCAGGGCTCGGCAAACCCCAAGGGCACCACCGCCCTGGCGAAGGGCCCCACCGGCCTCGACCCGCTCGACGACAAGCTGTGGGGCCTGTCGATGATCCGGGCCGACCGGGCACGCGCCGTCGAAGACGGCAACACCGCCGTCACCGTCGGCATCCTCGACACCGGCCTCGACGCCAGCAACCCCGACCTGGCCGCCAACTTCAGCTGGTCGCTGTCGAAGAACTTCGCCCCGGACATGACCGACATCGACGGCGCATGCGAGGTCGCGAGCTGTCTCGATCCGGTCGGCACCGACGACGGCGGACACGGCTCGCACGTCGCCGGCACCGTCGGCGCGGCCGCCAACGGCTTCGGAGTCTCCGGCGTCGCGCCGGGCGTCACCCTGGTCGAGCTCAAGGGTGGCCAGGACTCCGGATACTTCTTCCTCGACCCGGTGGTCAACGCGCTGGTCCACGCCGGCGACAAGGGCCTGGACGTGGTCAACATGTCCTTCTATGTCGACCCGTGGCTCTACAACTGCACCAGCAACCCCACCGACTCGCCGGAAGCGCAGGCGGAGCAGCGGGCCATCATCACGGCGATGAAGCGGGCCCTCAACTACGCCCACGAGCACGGCGTCACGCTCGTCGGCGCCCTCGGCAACAACCACGAGGACCTCGGCAAGCCCCGCGTCGACACCAGCAGCCCGGACTACGGCCCCGCGCCGTACCACCGGCCGATCGACAACGACACCTGCCTCGACCTGCCGGTGGAGGGCCCGCACGTGATCGGCGTCTCCTCGGTCGGCCCGTCGGGCCGTAAGGCCGACTATTCCAACTACGGCGTCGAGCAGATCTCGGTCGCCGCGCCGGGCGGATGGTTCCGCGACGGCTACGGCACCGACGCCTTCCGCACCGACGCCAACATGATCCTCTCCAGCTACCCGAAGAAGGTGCTGCAGGAGGAGGGCTCGGTCGACAAGAACGGCAACATCGTGCCGGACGCACAGAGCTTCGTCTTCAAGCAGTGCACCGCCGCCGGTGTCTGCGGCTACTACACCTACCTGCAGGGCACCTCGATGGCGTCTCCGCACGCCGCGGGCGTCGCGTCGCTGATCGTCAGCCGGTTCGGCGGGATGACCGAGGCCGGGTTCGGGCTCGCGCCGGACGCGGTGGAGGAGCAGCTCACCGGCACCGCCGTCGAGCACGCCTGCCCGCAGCCTCGCACGCAGACCTACCAGCGCGAGGGTCGCAGCGGCCAGTTCAACGCCTACTGCGAGGGTGACGAGGAGTTCAACGGCTTCTACGGCTACGGGATCGTCGACGCGTACGCCGCGGTGACCACCCCGATGTGACAGCCGGGAGGGGGCCCGGGTGACCGTCGGTCGCCCGGGCCCTCTTCGTGGCAGGCTGTCGACATCCCGGCCGGTGGCACAGCCGGCGCCGGTCACGTCGGCACGAGCCAGCCGGCGGCGACGAGTTGATCCGACGCGGCCGATCGTCAGGAGAGGGCGGCGGCGATCGCCTCAGCGGCGGCCTCGACCTGGGCGCCGACCGTGGCCACGTCCAGCGGGGCGAGGGCCACCACTCCGACGCTCGCCTCCAGCCCGGGCACGCCGAGCACTGGCGCGGCCACTCCGTACGCCCCGGACTGCAGTTCCCCGCTGGTGCTCACCGGGCCGGCGGCGCCCGACCGGCCGGCGAGGATGGCCCGGCCGGCCGCCCCGCGCTCCAGCGGATGCCGGGCACCGGTCCGGTACGCCACGTGGAACGACGTCCAGCTCGGCTCGACCACCGCGAGCGCCACCCCCTCGCCGCCCTCGACCACGGTGAGGTGCGCGGTCGCGCCGGCCTGCTCGGCCAGCCGGCGCAGCGCCGGCAGCGCTCCCTCGGCGAGCAGGGGCTGGGCCCGCCGGGCCAGGTGCAGCACGCCGGCGCCGAGGCGCAGCCGGCCGTCGCCGTCCCGGCGCAGCATCCCGTGCCCGGTCAGCGCCCCGACCAGCCGGTAGACGGCCGCCCGGCCGATGCCCAGCCGGTTCGCCGCCTCGGTCACGGTCAGTCCGGCGGGAGCGTCGGCCACCAGGTGCAGCAGGCGCAGGCCCCGGTCCAGGGTCTGCGCCGTCTCCCCGGGCCGGCCCGCCGTCTCGCCGCCCGCCGCCCGGTCCGTCGCCCCGGCGCCGAGCCGTTCCGTCCGATCGGTTCCGGGCCGGGCCGCCGCGTCCCCGGGCTCGCCGGACCTCGCCGTCGTCTCCACAGCACGCAGCGTACGACCCGGCTCCGGGCGGCCCCGGAATGCGTGGACGGCTACCCTTGTACGGTGACGCTACGCCTGTATGACACCGCCACCCGATCGGTGCGGGACTTCGTCCCGCGGGAAGCCGGCAAGGTGGGGGTCTACCTGTGTGGTCTCACCCTCCAGGCCCCGCCGCACATCGGCCACCTTCGCTCCGGCGTCAACTACGACGTGCTGCGCCGCTGGCTGCTCACCGCCGGCTACGAGGTCAACTTCATCCGCAACCTGACCGACATCGACGACAAGATCCTGGTCAAGGCGATGGAGCAGGGCCGCCCGTTCTGGTCCATCGCGTACGCCAACGAGCTGATCCTGGCCGAGTCGTACCGGGCGCTGAACGTGCTGCCGCCGACGTACGAGCCGCGCGCCACCGGGCACATCCCGGAGATGCACCAGCTGATCGCCGAGCTGATCGAGACCGGGCACGCCTACCCGGCCACCGACGGCTCCGGCGACGTCTACTTCGACGTGGCCTCCTGGCCCGCGTACGGGTCGCTGTCCGGGCAGTCGCCCGACGACATGCAGTCCGCCGGGGACGCCCCCGAGCGCGGCAAGCGCGACCCGCGCGACTTCGCGCTCTGGAAGGGCGCCAAGCCGGACGAGCCGGCCGACGCCTACTGGCCGTCGCCGTGGGGCCGGGGGCGCCCCGGCTGGCACATCGAGTGCTCGGCGATGTGCTGGCGCTACCTGGGTGCCGAGTTCGACATCCACGGCGGCGGGCTGGACCTGACGTTCCCGCACCACGAGAACGAGATCGCCCAGTCCCAGGCCGCCGGGCTGCCCTTCGCCCGGTACTGGGTGCACCACGGCCTGCTCAGCATCGGCGGCGCCAAGATGGGCAAATCGCTCGGCAACGCCCTCGACCTGACGTACGTCGACTCGCTCGGGGTGCGCCCGGTGGAGCTGCGCTACTACTACGCCGCCGCGCACTACCGCTCCCGGATCGACTACTCGGAGGACGCGCTGCGCGAGGCCGCGGTGGCGTACCGGCGGATCGAGGGCTTCGTACAGCGGGCCGCCGAGCGGGTCGGCGGCGGGCAGCTCGGCGAGCTGCCGACCGGCTTCGTGGCGGCGATGGACGACGACCTGAACACTTCCGCCGCCCTGGCGGTGCTGCACGAGGTGGTCCGGGACGGCAACACCGCGCTGACCGCCGGCGACGATGTGACCGTCCGCACGACCCTGGCCTCCGCGCGCGCCATGCTGGATATCCTGGGGGTTGACCCGCTGGATCCGGCCTGGACCGGCGGCGACCGCGCGGACGACCTGCGCGGCGTGGTGGACTCCCTGGTCGCCCTGGCCCTGGAGCAGCGCGCCCAGGCCCGCGGCCGCAAGGACTGGGCCGCCGCCGACGCCGTACGCGACCAGCTCAAGCAGGCCGGCGTGGTGGTGGAGGACACCCCACAGGGCCCCCGTTGGACTATTGGAGAGCAGGACTGATGGCCGGCAACTCGCAGCGCCGTGGCCGGCGACTGACGCCGAAGGCGGGCGCCCCGAAGGGCTCCGGCGGCAAGGGCAAGGACGCTCTGGCCGGCCGGGGCAAGACCCTGCCCGCCGACGAGCGGCCCTGGCACAAGGCGTACTCGGGCACCGAGAAGCTGCCGCAGCGCACCGCCTGGAAGCAGGACAAGGAGCGCCGCGCGGCGGCCGAGGAGGGGCGCGCGCCCAAGATCGGTCAGCCGGGCAGCAAGGACACCACCTGGGGCAGGGGCGGCGGCCGGGGCGTACCGGCCGGCCGTGCCACCGGCGGTCGGGGCGGCAAGCCCGCCGGCCGGACCGGCCCGCGGGTCGCGCCGGGGCGCAAGTCCAACCCGGCCAAGGACACCCCGGAGCTGCTGGTCGGCCGCAACCCGGTGCTGGAGTCGCTGCGCGCCCAGGTGCCGGCGACCGCGCTCTACACCGCGCAGGGCATCGACGCCGACGACCGGGTCAACGAGATCATCCGGACCGCCGCCGACCGGGGCATCGCCATCCTGGAGATCAGCCGCGCCGAGCTGGACCGGATGACCGGCGGGGTGCTGCACCAGGGCATCGGCCTCCAGGTGCCGCCGTTCGCCTACGAGCCGTTCGAGGACATGAT comes from Micromonospora purpureochromogenes and encodes:
- a CDS encoding S8 family serine peptidase, whose protein sequence is MSKRFTVGGVATAAALALTVTGLVAPANAGTTSARTFTVVAKDGVSASTAIAEIKAAGGTVVSRTDAVGMFRVVSKRADFAGRAAASAKLVGATQNKAVGHAPRADRKLERENLVAAPNPQGSANPKGTTALAKGPTGLDPLDDKLWGLSMIRADRARAVEDGNTAVTVGILDTGLDASNPDLAANFSWSLSKNFAPDMTDIDGACEVASCLDPVGTDDGGHGSHVAGTVGAAANGFGVSGVAPGVTLVELKGGQDSGYFFLDPVVNALVHAGDKGLDVVNMSFYVDPWLYNCTSNPTDSPEAQAEQRAIITAMKRALNYAHEHGVTLVGALGNNHEDLGKPRVDTSSPDYGPAPYHRPIDNDTCLDLPVEGPHVIGVSSVGPSGRKADYSNYGVEQISVAAPGGWFRDGYGTDAFRTDANMILSSYPKKVLQEEGSVDKNGNIVPDAQSFVFKQCTAAGVCGYYTYLQGTSMASPHAAGVASLIVSRFGGMTEAGFGLAPDAVEEQLTGTAVEHACPQPRTQTYQREGRSGQFNAYCEGDEEFNGFYGYGIVDAYAAVTTPM
- a CDS encoding IclR family transcriptional regulator, whose amino-acid sequence is MDRGLRLLHLVADAPAGLTVTEAANRLGIGRAAVYRLVGALTGHGMLRRDGDGRLRLGAGVLHLARRAQPLLAEGALPALRRLAEQAGATAHLTVVEGGEGVALAVVEPSWTSFHVAYRTGARHPLERGAAGRAILAGRSGAAGPVSTSGELQSGAYGVAAPVLGVPGLEASVGVVALAPLDVATVGAQVEAAAEAIAAALS
- the cysS gene encoding cysteine--tRNA ligase; this translates as MTLRLYDTATRSVRDFVPREAGKVGVYLCGLTLQAPPHIGHLRSGVNYDVLRRWLLTAGYEVNFIRNLTDIDDKILVKAMEQGRPFWSIAYANELILAESYRALNVLPPTYEPRATGHIPEMHQLIAELIETGHAYPATDGSGDVYFDVASWPAYGSLSGQSPDDMQSAGDAPERGKRDPRDFALWKGAKPDEPADAYWPSPWGRGRPGWHIECSAMCWRYLGAEFDIHGGGLDLTFPHHENEIAQSQAAGLPFARYWVHHGLLSIGGAKMGKSLGNALDLTYVDSLGVRPVELRYYYAAAHYRSRIDYSEDALREAAVAYRRIEGFVQRAAERVGGGQLGELPTGFVAAMDDDLNTSAALAVLHEVVRDGNTALTAGDDVTVRTTLASARAMLDILGVDPLDPAWTGGDRADDLRGVVDSLVALALEQRAQARGRKDWAAADAVRDQLKQAGVVVEDTPQGPRWTIGEQD
- the rlmB gene encoding 23S rRNA (guanosine(2251)-2'-O)-methyltransferase RlmB, giving the protein MAGNSQRRGRRLTPKAGAPKGSGGKGKDALAGRGKTLPADERPWHKAYSGTEKLPQRTAWKQDKERRAAAEEGRAPKIGQPGSKDTTWGRGGGRGVPAGRATGGRGGKPAGRTGPRVAPGRKSNPAKDTPELLVGRNPVLESLRAQVPATALYTAQGIDADDRVNEIIRTAADRGIAILEISRAELDRMTGGVLHQGIGLQVPPFAYEPFEDMIAASVEHTAPLLVALDGVTDPRNLGAVIRSAAAFGAQGVFVPERRAAGITATAWRTSAGAAARVPVAQVTNLTRSLKACQDAGFMVVGLDADGETDLYDLEAAVGPLVVVVGSEGRGLSRLVGETCDLTVSIPMISDVESLNASVAAAVALAEVARRRAAEV